A region from the Nocardioides exalbidus genome encodes:
- a CDS encoding Eco57I restriction-modification methylase domain-containing protein codes for MHGVQMETIEQLVAACLALGAEDVSGWSEAEKELANTAAQPVSAVNELRAAILAGMDPLGDAFCRIRSAEDRRPQGQTYTPAPIVNAMIAWTLTQPSPARVVDPGVGSARFLLAAATAHPDAELIGADLDPIAGLMARANLATAGHSERARIELIDYRSLNLPKIEGTTAYVGNPPYVRHHGITPAWKKWLTATSQLHGYKASQLAGLHVHFFLATLSHARTGDYGTFVTSSEWLDVNYGSLVRQLLVDGLGGESIHVVDPTALPFSDAATTAAITCYQVGKPVESIRMHPVKSLDDLGKLSGGQEVARQRLVEAPRWSPLLRTAAKLPDGYVELGELARVHRGTVTGANRVWVQHRGAVDLPHSVLMSSVTKARELFEAGDSLTDDSALRVVIDLPTDLDVFDADEKKAVERFLRRPEVKATKSGYVATNRRAWWSVGLRKPAPILATYMARRPPAFVRNIAEARHINIAHGVYPRQAMSEPAIARLGDHLRVSVTLGQGRTYAGGLTKFEPREMERLPVPNLEILNDADAQLDSGRAVL; via the coding sequence GAGTGAGGCTGAGAAGGAGCTCGCCAACACAGCAGCGCAGCCTGTGTCTGCCGTCAATGAACTGCGCGCAGCCATCCTCGCCGGCATGGACCCGCTCGGAGACGCGTTCTGCCGCATCCGCTCCGCCGAAGACCGGCGCCCCCAGGGACAGACGTATACACCTGCACCCATCGTCAACGCGATGATCGCTTGGACCCTCACTCAGCCGTCCCCTGCACGCGTCGTAGACCCGGGTGTTGGCTCCGCTCGCTTCCTCCTCGCCGCAGCGACAGCGCACCCCGACGCCGAACTCATCGGCGCAGACCTCGACCCCATCGCCGGCCTCATGGCTCGCGCCAACCTCGCCACAGCAGGACACTCCGAGCGAGCACGTATCGAGCTGATCGACTACCGCTCCCTGAACCTGCCCAAGATCGAAGGCACGACGGCGTACGTCGGCAACCCCCCGTACGTTCGCCACCACGGCATCACTCCCGCCTGGAAGAAGTGGCTGACGGCAACCAGCCAGCTACATGGCTACAAGGCCTCCCAACTCGCCGGGCTCCACGTTCACTTCTTCCTCGCCACCCTCAGCCACGCCCGCACCGGCGACTACGGCACGTTCGTCACCTCGTCCGAATGGCTCGACGTCAACTACGGCTCCCTCGTACGACAGCTCCTAGTCGATGGGCTCGGCGGTGAGTCCATCCACGTCGTCGACCCAACCGCTCTCCCGTTCAGCGATGCCGCTACCACGGCAGCCATCACCTGCTACCAGGTTGGCAAGCCGGTGGAGTCGATCCGAATGCACCCGGTCAAGAGCCTGGATGACCTCGGCAAGCTCAGCGGGGGCCAGGAGGTCGCACGGCAGCGTCTCGTCGAGGCACCGCGGTGGTCTCCCCTGCTTCGCACCGCGGCGAAGCTCCCCGACGGGTACGTCGAACTCGGCGAACTGGCTCGTGTCCACCGCGGCACCGTCACCGGCGCCAACAGGGTCTGGGTGCAGCACCGCGGCGCCGTGGACCTTCCTCACAGCGTGCTCATGTCCTCCGTGACCAAGGCTCGCGAACTCTTCGAGGCCGGCGACTCGCTGACAGACGACTCGGCACTGCGGGTCGTCATCGACCTGCCCACTGACCTCGACGTGTTCGACGCAGACGAGAAGAAGGCCGTTGAGCGCTTTCTACGACGCCCCGAGGTCAAGGCGACGAAGAGCGGGTATGTCGCCACCAACCGTCGTGCCTGGTGGTCCGTCGGACTACGAAAGCCAGCACCGATCCTTGCCACCTACATGGCGCGACGCCCCCCGGCCTTCGTCCGCAACATCGCTGAGGCTCGGCATATCAACATCGCTCACGGCGTGTACCCGCGCCAAGCTATGAGCGAGCCGGCCATCGCTCGCCTGGGCGACCACCTGCGCGTTTCGGTCACGCTCGGCCAGGGCCGCACGTACGCTGGCGGCCTCACGAAGTTCGAGCCGCGGGAGATGGAGCGGCTCCCCGTGCCGAACCTGGAGATCCTCAACGATGCCGATGCACAGCTGGACTCGGGACGAGCTGTCCTCTGA
- a CDS encoding XamI family restriction endonuclease encodes MPMHSWTRDELSSDRAESTQRFRDERIDEPLDHYLDFYSEAYAVFSDILEVSADLTMANSNAQEMLATRARIDLCRYIASPPLSADDLKTLADTSLAPTVIAKDPSVALNIIEIIFLGLDRERFPWVGEGRDATEAERHTALVATSAMFAFRKVETWRRSRGASLEAEVKAKLVEAGFREVPPVKIKNSSQGPKAGEFSGEASVAGGKADIVVRLHDGRLMPIECKVSNSEVNSYKRLIHDCGEKAQAWVNELGPANCVPVAALQGVFSLKNLVKAQNMGLKLVWEHNLDALAEFIESAR; translated from the coding sequence ATGCCGATGCACAGCTGGACTCGGGACGAGCTGTCCTCTGACCGAGCAGAGTCGACCCAACGATTCCGCGACGAACGCATCGACGAACCTCTCGACCACTACCTCGACTTCTACTCCGAGGCGTACGCGGTGTTCTCCGACATCCTTGAGGTGTCCGCTGACCTGACGATGGCGAACTCCAACGCTCAGGAGATGCTCGCCACCCGAGCCCGCATCGACCTATGCCGGTACATCGCTTCGCCGCCGCTGTCAGCCGACGACCTGAAGACGCTCGCGGACACGTCTCTGGCCCCGACCGTCATCGCCAAGGACCCGTCGGTCGCACTCAACATCATCGAGATCATCTTCCTTGGACTCGATCGAGAGCGGTTTCCGTGGGTTGGCGAGGGCCGCGACGCCACCGAGGCAGAGCGTCACACGGCACTCGTCGCGACCTCCGCGATGTTCGCCTTCCGCAAGGTGGAGACCTGGCGACGCAGTCGGGGCGCGAGCCTAGAAGCTGAGGTCAAGGCCAAGCTCGTGGAGGCGGGCTTCCGCGAAGTGCCGCCCGTCAAGATCAAGAACTCGAGCCAAGGACCGAAGGCGGGAGAGTTCTCCGGCGAAGCCTCCGTTGCGGGCGGCAAGGCGGACATCGTTGTGCGTCTGCACGACGGCCGACTGATGCCGATCGAGTGCAAAGTGTCGAACAGCGAGGTCAACTCCTACAAGCGACTCATTCACGACTGCGGCGAGAAGGCCCAGGCATGGGTGAACGAGCTTGGCCCAGCGAACTGCGTCCCGGTCGCCGCCCTGCAAGGTGTGTTCTCGCTGAAGAACCTCGTGAAGGCTCAGAACATGGGGCTGAAGCTGGTATGGGAGCACAACCTGGACGCGCTGGCCGAGTTCATTGAGAGCGCCCGCTAG